The sequence below is a genomic window from Salicibibacter cibarius.
ACGGCTAATACCGATGCCGTAACAGCCCATTTGCATCGGCACGCTTTTGCCGTTTTCATCCAAAAACTGGGCGCCGAGAGCCTCCGAGTATTTCGTTCCAAGGCTAAACACTTGCCCGACTTCAATGCCTTCGGCAAATTGAATCGTTCCTTCCCCGTCAGGGGACGGATCTCCTTCCTGAATCATGCGGAGATCAGCGAAGGCATCGATGTCAAAATCACGGCGATGGTCGACATTAGCATAAAAGGTTTCGTCTTGATTGCCGCCGCAAACAGCATTAACGAGCGGGCGAATCGCTTGATCGGCGACAACCTTTACGTTCGACGGCGCCTCCACCGGGCCAATGTAAACAGAAGACGTGCCGAATAGTTCTTGCACGTGTGTATCCGATGCAACTTCAACATCCAATGTATCAAAATGGTTTCCGACCTTTACATCGCTAATTTCATGATGCCCCCGCGTAAGGATCAGCACGGGAACCTCGTCGATATAAAAAAGCCGGCCGGTAATCACCGCGGACGTTGGTTGGCCAGCGGCAGTTGCCGCGGCTTCTCCGCTTGTATAACCGTTTTCTGCGGAAAGGGCTGCCGGTGTGCCCTCCTCTGTGTCGTCAGGCGGACGCACAGCCGCGATTTCAATATTTGCGGCGTAACCGGAGCGATCGGAATATGCGATCGTATCCTCGCCAATATCGGCGAGCGCCATAAATTCATGCGTGCCCCCGGTCCCCCCGATAGCACCAGCGTCCGCTTCCACGGCGCGAAAATCAAGGCCGCAACGACGAAAGATTTTCATGTACGTGTCATACATCACTTCATAAGTGTGCGCGAGCGCTTCTTCCGAAGGTTCAAAAGAATAGGCATCTTTCATAATAAATTCCCGACCGCGCAACAATCCAAAGCGAGGGCGGCGCTCATCCCGATATTTCGTTTGAATTTGATACACATTGATCGGCAAGCGTTTATAAGAATGAATGCCATCGCGAACGATAGAAGTGATCACTTCTTCATGGGTGGGGCCAAGAACGAAACGACGCTCATGTCGGTCGTTCAACCTCATTAACTCCGGTCCGTAATCATCCAAACGGCCGGATTCTTCCCAAAGTTCGGCCGGTTGAACCGCTGGCATCAATAATTCTTGCGCCCCCGCGCGGTTCAATTCTTCTCTGATGATCGCTTGAATTTTGTGCAATACTCTTGTTCCAAGTGGTAAATATGTATAAATGCCGGCAGCGGTTTGCCGCATTAACCCGGCGCGCAACATCAGTTGATGACTGATTGCTTCCGCATCCGCGGGGACATCCCGCATTGTCGGACTGAAAAACGTTTGTTGTCTCATTCGCTGAACCCTCCTTATC
It includes:
- a CDS encoding proline--tRNA ligase; this translates as MRQQTFFSPTMRDVPADAEAISHQLMLRAGLMRQTAAGIYTYLPLGTRVLHKIQAIIREELNRAGAQELLMPAVQPAELWEESGRLDDYGPELMRLNDRHERRFVLGPTHEEVITSIVRDGIHSYKRLPINVYQIQTKYRDERRPRFGLLRGREFIMKDAYSFEPSEEALAHTYEVMYDTYMKIFRRCGLDFRAVEADAGAIGGTGGTHEFMALADIGEDTIAYSDRSGYAANIEIAAVRPPDDTEEGTPAALSAENGYTSGEAAATAAGQPTSAVITGRLFYIDEVPVLILTRGHHEISDVKVGNHFDTLDVEVASDTHVQELFGTSSVYIGPVEAPSNVKVVADQAIRPLVNAVCGGNQDETFYANVDHRRDFDIDAFADLRMIQEGDPSPDGEGTIQFAEGIEVGQVFSLGTKYSEALGAQFLDENGKSVPMQMGCYGIGISRTLAAVVEQHHDEDGIIWPKALAPFDLHLLVINPKDEVQQTLGDNLYEALQTEGYDVLYDDRKERAGVKFKDADLYGMPIRIAAGKKANEGIVEVKDRKTGEVTEVQAENLPAYLNDIGW